The following coding sequences lie in one Allochromatium vinosum DSM 180 genomic window:
- a CDS encoding type II secretion system F family protein translates to MALVTTTKAKPKPKTEEAKVFTWEGTDRRGARVKGESRAANTNAVRADLRRQGVNPTRVKAKPKPLFGGGRKKITGQDLSIFTRQLATMMSAGVPLVQAFDIVGRGHENPAMQDIILAIKQDIESGTAMSIAMAKHPLHFDDLVCSLVAAGEQAGVLDVLLDKIATYKEKTESIKGKIKKALFYPAAVIVVAVIVTVVILLFVIPQFKELFSSFGADLPAFTLMVIGLSDLIREWWWAFFGGLGALVYTIAYVFKRSRAFREIVDRASLKIPIIGAILNKAAIARFARTLSTMFAAGVPLVEALQSVSGATGNVVYQDAVMKMREEVATGQSLQLAMRQRNLFPHMVIQMTAIGEESGALDDMLGKVADFYEEQVDNAVDSLSSLLEPMIMVVIGGLVGSLVVAMYLPIFKLAAVV, encoded by the coding sequence ATGGCACTTGTCACCACGACCAAGGCCAAGCCAAAGCCCAAAACCGAGGAGGCCAAGGTCTTCACCTGGGAGGGCACCGACCGGCGCGGGGCGCGGGTCAAGGGTGAGTCGCGCGCCGCCAACACCAATGCGGTACGCGCCGATCTGCGTCGCCAGGGCGTCAACCCGACCAGGGTCAAGGCCAAGCCCAAGCCGCTGTTCGGCGGCGGCAGGAAGAAAATCACGGGTCAGGATCTCTCCATCTTCACCCGCCAGCTCGCCACCATGATGTCGGCCGGTGTGCCCCTGGTGCAAGCCTTCGACATCGTCGGGCGCGGACACGAGAACCCGGCGATGCAGGACATCATCCTCGCGATCAAGCAGGACATCGAGAGCGGCACGGCCATGTCGATCGCCATGGCCAAGCATCCGCTCCATTTCGACGATCTGGTGTGCAGTCTGGTCGCGGCCGGCGAGCAGGCCGGTGTGCTCGACGTGCTGCTCGACAAGATCGCGACCTACAAGGAGAAGACCGAGTCGATCAAGGGCAAGATCAAGAAGGCGCTCTTCTATCCGGCCGCCGTCATCGTGGTGGCGGTGATCGTCACCGTGGTCATCCTGCTGTTCGTCATCCCGCAGTTCAAGGAGCTGTTCTCGAGTTTCGGTGCCGATCTGCCCGCCTTCACGCTCATGGTCATCGGACTCTCGGACCTGATCCGCGAATGGTGGTGGGCCTTCTTCGGCGGCCTGGGCGCACTCGTCTATACCATCGCCTATGTCTTCAAGCGTTCGCGTGCCTTTCGCGAGATCGTCGACCGCGCCAGCCTGAAGATCCCGATCATCGGCGCCATCCTGAACAAGGCGGCCATCGCCCGCTTCGCGCGCACGCTCTCGACCATGTTCGCCGCCGGCGTGCCCCTGGTCGAGGCGTTGCAATCGGTCTCGGGCGCGACCGGCAACGTCGTCTATCAGGACGCGGTGATGAAGATGCGCGAGGAGGTCGCCACGGGTCAGTCGCTGCAACTGGCCATGCGACAGCGCAATCTCTTTCCGCACATGGTCATCCAGATGACCGCGATCGGCGAGGAGTCGGGCGCGCTCGACGACATGCTCGGCAAGGTCGCCGACTTCTACGAGGAGCAGGTCGACAACGCGGTCGACAGTCTGAGCAGTCTGCTGGAGCCCATGATCATGGTCGTCATCGGCGGTCTGGTCGGGAGTCTGGTGGTGGCCATGTATCTGCCGATCTTCAAGCTGGCCGCCGTCGTCTAG
- the pilB gene encoding type IV-A pilus assembly ATPase PilB → MSKDQAMLKPSGLAWRLVKDQLISESQMQAAYQEARSKGRTFVQHLVEEKILDSRRIAIVAAQEFGVPLLDLESFDVSNLPPNLVDERLISKHRALPLLRRGNRLFLALSDPTSDQALEEIRFHTGLATDPILVEDSKLGAAIQKTIQAQDTSTISEFADADLEKLEIEGGEEDDTENLDATIDEAPVVRYVNKILVDAITAGASDIHFEPFEKFFRIRFRQDGLLREVANPPLNIANRLTSRLKVMSRMNIAERRVPQDGRIKLKLSRNRDIDFRVNTLPTIYGEKIVLRILDSSSAQVGIDALGFEPEQRNNFLKAIKKPYGMILVTGPTGSGKTVSLYTALNILNDPEINISTVEDPVEIQVPGINQVNLNPKSGLTFAAALRAFLRQDPDIIMVGEIRDLETAEIAVKAAQTGHLVLSTLHTNDAPQTLTRLANMGVPPFNIASSVLLIMAQRLARRLCMHCREKVNLPRAALLDEGFTEQEIDAGLTIYGPVGCDKCNKGYRGRVGIFQVMPISEETSRLILEGGNAMQLAEQARREGIADLRASGLRKVKAGVTSLEEVNRVTTD, encoded by the coding sequence ATGTCGAAGGATCAAGCCATGCTCAAACCCTCCGGACTGGCCTGGCGACTGGTCAAGGACCAGCTCATCTCCGAGTCCCAGATGCAGGCGGCCTATCAGGAGGCACGCTCCAAGGGGCGGACCTTCGTGCAGCATCTGGTCGAAGAGAAGATCCTCGACAGCCGCCGCATCGCCATCGTGGCCGCGCAGGAATTCGGCGTCCCCCTGCTCGACCTGGAGTCCTTCGATGTCTCGAATCTGCCGCCCAACCTCGTCGATGAGCGGCTGATCAGCAAGCATCGCGCGCTGCCGCTGCTGCGCCGCGGCAACCGGCTGTTCCTGGCGCTCTCGGACCCGACCAGCGATCAGGCACTCGAGGAGATCCGGTTCCACACCGGACTGGCCACAGACCCGATCCTGGTCGAGGACAGCAAGCTCGGCGCGGCCATCCAGAAGACGATCCAGGCCCAGGACACCAGCACCATCAGCGAGTTCGCCGACGCGGATCTGGAAAAGCTCGAAATCGAGGGTGGCGAGGAGGACGATACCGAGAATCTGGACGCCACCATCGACGAAGCGCCGGTCGTGCGCTATGTCAACAAGATCCTGGTCGATGCCATCACCGCCGGCGCTTCGGACATCCATTTCGAGCCGTTCGAGAAGTTCTTCCGTATTCGCTTCCGTCAGGACGGTCTGCTGCGCGAGGTCGCCAACCCGCCACTCAATATCGCCAATCGGCTAACCTCGCGCCTGAAGGTCATGTCGCGCATGAACATCGCCGAGCGGCGCGTGCCCCAGGACGGACGCATCAAGCTCAAGCTCAGCCGCAATCGCGACATCGATTTTCGCGTCAATACGCTGCCGACCATCTATGGCGAAAAGATCGTGCTGCGTATCCTGGACTCCAGCTCGGCCCAGGTCGGCATCGACGCGCTCGGCTTCGAACCCGAACAGCGCAACAACTTTCTCAAGGCCATCAAGAAACCCTACGGCATGATCCTGGTGACAGGACCGACCGGCTCGGGCAAGACGGTCTCGCTCTACACCGCGCTCAACATCCTCAACGACCCGGAGATCAACATCTCCACCGTCGAGGATCCGGTCGAGATCCAGGTGCCCGGCATCAATCAGGTCAACCTCAATCCCAAGAGCGGTCTGACCTTCGCCGCCGCGCTGCGTGCCTTTCTGCGTCAGGATCCGGACATCATCATGGTCGGTGAGATCCGCGACCTGGAGACGGCCGAGATCGCGGTCAAGGCCGCCCAGACCGGACACCTGGTGCTCTCGACCCTGCACACCAACGACGCGCCCCAGACCCTGACCCGTCTGGCCAACATGGGCGTACCGCCATTCAACATCGCCTCCTCGGTGCTGCTGATCATGGCTCAGCGTCTGGCGCGCCGGCTGTGCATGCACTGCCGCGAAAAGGTGAATCTGCCGCGCGCGGCCCTGCTGGACGAGGGCTTCACCGAGCAGGAGATCGACGCGGGGCTGACCATCTATGGTCCGGTCGGGTGCGACAAGTGCAACAAGGGCTATCGCGGACGTGTCGGTATCTTTCAGGTGATGCCGATCTCGGAGGAAACCTCGCGTCTGATCCTGGAGGGCGGAAACGCCATGCAACTGGCCGAACAGGCCCGACGCGAGGGGATCGCTGACCTGCGCGCCTCCGGGCTGCGCAAGGTCAAGGCCGGCGTCACCAGTCTTGAAGAAGTCAATCGGGTCACGACGGACTGA
- a CDS encoding LabA-like NYN domain-containing protein codes for MSSSFRVGVFVDAENVRYNGGYQMRYDILRRFAAREGGVLQRLNTYMAYDAERAREDYEYKKKAHAYQQMVRDFGWKITAKTVRRYTDDNGNVTTKANADLDMAVDAMLQANRLDQVLLVTGDGDFLQVVEALQNTGCRVELIGFKNVSRLLQQRVDAFYSGFVIPDLLPVHYEPRNEWGKPGSCVRGVCTKWFPDKGYGFLRVMNQISPNLWITDPREPDSPYISVFCHANEVADEVTEDLLMNRETVLEFYVNESEQKDNGLVANNVRLAFSVNR; via the coding sequence TTGTCATCGAGTTTTAGAGTTGGAGTCTTCGTCGACGCCGAGAACGTGCGCTACAACGGCGGCTATCAGATGCGTTACGACATTCTGCGCCGTTTCGCTGCACGTGAGGGCGGCGTGTTGCAACGTCTCAACACCTACATGGCCTACGATGCCGAGCGCGCACGCGAGGATTACGAATACAAGAAGAAGGCCCATGCCTATCAGCAGATGGTGCGCGACTTCGGCTGGAAGATCACCGCCAAGACCGTGCGCCGCTATACCGACGACAACGGCAACGTCACCACCAAGGCCAACGCCGATCTCGACATGGCCGTCGACGCCATGCTCCAGGCCAACCGGCTCGATCAGGTGCTGCTGGTGACGGGCGACGGCGATTTCCTGCAAGTCGTCGAGGCGCTTCAGAACACCGGCTGCCGCGTCGAGCTGATCGGCTTCAAGAACGTCTCGCGTCTGCTCCAGCAGCGGGTCGATGCCTTCTATTCGGGCTTCGTCATCCCGGACCTGCTGCCCGTCCACTATGAGCCGCGCAACGAATGGGGCAAGCCCGGTTCCTGCGTGCGCGGGGTCTGTACCAAATGGTTCCCCGACAAGGGCTACGGCTTCTTGCGGGTCATGAATCAGATCTCGCCCAATCTCTGGATCACGGACCCGCGTGAGCCCGACTCGCCCTATATCAGCGTCTTCTGTCACGCCAACGAGGTCGCCGACGAGGTGACGGAGGATCTGCTGATGAACCGCGAAACCGTCCTGGAATTCTATGTCAACGAGAGCGAGCAGAAGGACAACGGGTTGGTCGCCAACAACGTGAGGCTCGCGTTCTCGGTCAACCGTTAG
- the acs gene encoding acetate--CoA ligase translates to MSEEKVYPVPAAIAAKAHINAEQYAAMYQRSIDDPAGFWAEQAEQFVTWSRKWDSVMDYSYQADDLHINWFQGGKLNVSYNCLDRHLATRGDQVAIIWEGDDPNVDRKITYRELHEEVCRLANVLKSRGVQKGDRVCIYLPMIPEAAVAMLACTRIGAVHSIVFGGFSPDSLRDRVLDSECKLVITSDESVRGGRHVPLKKNADIAMRECPNVDTVLVVRRTGGNVDWVEGRDVWYHEAVAAAATECAPEEMDAEDPLFILYTSGSTGKPKGALHTTGGYLVYAAMTHKYTFDYQDGEIYWCTADVGWVTGHTYIVYGPLANGATSVMFEGIPNYPDMSRFWDVVDKHNVSIFYTAPTAIRSLMRAGEEPVKKTSRQSLRILGSVGEPINPEAWEWYHNVVGDGRCPIVDTWWQTETGGHLITPLPGATALKPGSATRPFFGVVPALVDPSTGVRIEGAAEGALVICQPWPGQMRTVYGDHQRYVDTYFKQYPGYYFTGDGARRDADGYYWITGRIDDVLNVSGHRLGTAEIESALVLHPHVAEAAVVGYPHDLKGQGIYAYVTPMAGVEPTDELKKELVSLVRGEIGPIAIVDIIQWAPGLPKTRSGKIMRRILRKIAANEIDSLGDTSTLADPTVVEDLIENRAVK, encoded by the coding sequence ATGTCGGAAGAAAAGGTCTATCCGGTTCCTGCGGCGATCGCCGCCAAGGCCCACATCAACGCCGAGCAGTATGCCGCGATGTATCAGCGCTCGATCGACGATCCGGCCGGCTTCTGGGCCGAGCAGGCCGAGCAGTTCGTGACCTGGAGCCGGAAGTGGGACTCGGTCATGGACTACAGCTATCAGGCCGACGATCTGCACATCAACTGGTTCCAGGGCGGCAAGCTCAACGTCTCCTACAACTGTCTGGACCGTCATCTGGCCACCCGTGGCGATCAGGTCGCCATCATCTGGGAAGGCGACGATCCGAACGTGGACCGCAAGATCACCTATCGCGAGCTGCACGAGGAAGTCTGCCGTCTGGCCAACGTCCTCAAGTCGCGCGGCGTCCAGAAGGGCGACCGGGTCTGCATCTATCTGCCGATGATCCCCGAGGCGGCGGTGGCCATGCTGGCCTGTACCCGCATCGGCGCGGTGCACTCGATCGTCTTCGGCGGCTTCTCGCCCGACTCGCTGCGCGACCGCGTGCTCGACTCCGAGTGCAAACTGGTCATCACCTCGGATGAGAGCGTGCGCGGCGGGCGTCACGTCCCGCTCAAGAAGAACGCCGACATCGCCATGCGCGAGTGCCCGAACGTCGACACCGTGCTCGTGGTGCGCCGCACCGGCGGCAACGTCGACTGGGTCGAGGGCCGCGATGTCTGGTATCACGAGGCTGTCGCCGCGGCCGCCACCGAGTGCGCGCCCGAGGAGATGGACGCCGAAGATCCCTTGTTCATCCTCTACACCTCCGGCTCCACCGGCAAGCCCAAGGGCGCCCTGCACACCACCGGCGGCTATCTGGTCTATGCCGCCATGACCCACAAGTACACCTTCGACTACCAGGACGGCGAGATCTACTGGTGCACCGCCGACGTCGGCTGGGTCACGGGTCACACCTACATCGTCTATGGCCCGCTGGCCAACGGCGCCACCTCGGTCATGTTCGAGGGCATCCCGAACTATCCGGACATGTCGCGCTTCTGGGACGTGGTCGACAAGCACAATGTCTCCATCTTCTACACCGCCCCGACCGCGATCCGCTCGCTGATGCGCGCCGGCGAGGAGCCGGTCAAGAAGACTTCGCGCCAGTCGCTGCGCATCCTCGGCTCGGTCGGCGAGCCGATCAACCCCGAGGCCTGGGAGTGGTACCACAACGTCGTCGGTGACGGACGCTGCCCGATCGTCGACACTTGGTGGCAGACCGAGACCGGCGGCCATCTGATCACTCCGCTGCCGGGCGCCACGGCACTCAAGCCGGGTTCGGCCACCCGCCCCTTCTTCGGCGTGGTGCCGGCGCTGGTCGATCCGTCGACGGGCGTGCGCATCGAGGGCGCGGCTGAAGGCGCACTTGTCATCTGCCAGCCCTGGCCCGGTCAGATGCGCACCGTCTATGGCGATCATCAGCGCTACGTCGACACCTACTTCAAGCAGTATCCGGGCTACTACTTCACCGGTGACGGCGCGCGCCGTGATGCCGACGGTTACTACTGGATCACCGGCCGCATCGACGACGTGCTCAACGTCTCGGGCCACCGTCTCGGCACCGCCGAGATCGAGTCGGCGCTGGTGCTGCATCCGCACGTCGCCGAGGCGGCGGTGGTCGGCTATCCGCACGACCTCAAGGGTCAGGGCATCTATGCCTATGTCACCCCGATGGCCGGTGTCGAGCCGACCGACGAGCTGAAGAAGGAACTGGTATCACTGGTGCGCGGCGAGATCGGCCCGATCGCCATCGTCGACATCATCCAGTGGGCGCCGGGTCTGCCCAAGACCCGCTCGGGCAAGATCATGCGCCGCATCCTGCGCAAGATCGCCGCCAACGAGATCGATTCGCTCGGTGACACCTCCACCCTGGCCGATCCGACCGTGGTCGAGGATCTGATCGAGAACCGCGCCGTCAAGTAA
- a CDS encoding exonuclease domain-containing protein: MPILTDWGRRWRHRRAPPGPLRDYLAQPLPSPRADYREVEYLAIDLETTGLDQRQDLILSVGYVVLHGPEIDLSTARHHLVRIDRSIPEASAVIHQITDDQAATGRELEDVLGEVLAALTGRVMIAHHAGIEQGFLSQACQRCWGRGLPLRLVDTQTLAHRTLERRQIPFKASDLRLHALTSRYNLPRHGAHNALSDALSAAELFLAQAAYRDDGRRLRLSEFLC, from the coding sequence ATGCCGATCCTGACCGACTGGGGCCGACGCTGGCGCCACAGGCGCGCCCCGCCCGGCCCGTTGCGCGATTATCTGGCCCAGCCCCTGCCGAGCCCACGTGCCGACTATCGCGAAGTCGAGTATCTGGCCATCGACCTGGAGACGACCGGACTCGATCAGCGTCAGGATCTGATCCTGAGCGTCGGCTATGTGGTGCTCCATGGTCCGGAGATCGATCTGTCGACCGCGCGCCATCATCTGGTGCGTATCGACCGCTCCATCCCCGAGGCGAGCGCCGTGATCCACCAGATCACCGACGATCAGGCCGCCACCGGGCGCGAGCTGGAGGATGTCCTGGGTGAAGTGCTCGCGGCGCTCACCGGACGGGTGATGATCGCCCACCATGCCGGCATCGAGCAGGGCTTTCTGTCGCAGGCCTGCCAGCGCTGCTGGGGCCGGGGGCTGCCGCTGCGCCTCGTCGATACCCAGACCCTGGCTCATCGCACGCTGGAGCGACGCCAGATCCCGTTCAAAGCCTCGGACCTGCGTCTGCACGCGCTCACCAGCCGCTACAACCTGCCGCGCCACGGCGCTCACAACGCCCTGAGCGATGCGCTCTCGGCCGCCGAACTGTTCCTGGCCCAGGCGGCCTATCGCGACGACGGACGGCGGTTACGCCTGTCGGAATTTTTGTGCTGA
- a CDS encoding putative nucleotidyltransferase substrate binding domain-containing protein yields the protein MDVELIEIQEFLASHPPFDQLPEETLARLPRRLSVRYFRRGTPFPPEAADSPCLYILRRGAVELRNTRGELVGKLAEGDLCEQHCRISEDEPRFQGNTAEDTLVYALPCADLTELRAAHPAFAEHFEQSTSRRLRKALDVVTESPSSGTGLMTVQVRDMVQRAPIATRPETSIRDAARIMSEHHVSSLLIMDGEHLAGMITDRDLRNRCVAAGLATDQPVRAIMTEKLTTVDMDTLGFQALIAMTRLNVHHLPVVENGRVVGLISSTDFTRFQSANSIYLVGDIHRADSIETLAQIGAKIAELQVHLILGGATATQVGQAISAITDAITLRLIELAEADLGAPPVPYAWLLGGSQARREQSAHSDQDNALLISDEAKPEDDAYFAALARFVNDGLHACGCVYCPGDVMASNPKWRQTLRIWNKYFSNWILKPEPMALMLSNVFFDMRSLRDPNGLCEELHERIIEKSRANRIFIAYMAANALKNRPPLGFFRNIVLIQGGDHDHTLDIKHRGLIPIIDLARVYALSAGIMENNTNERLQTAAERGALSRDGAANLIDALELIATLRMRHQAQQLRNGEKPDNFLAPDALSPLERGHLKEAFVLINTMQESLGQRYQTGRFA from the coding sequence ATGGATGTCGAACTGATCGAGATCCAGGAATTCCTGGCCAGTCATCCGCCGTTCGATCAACTGCCCGAGGAGACGCTGGCCCGTCTTCCACGACGTCTGTCGGTGCGCTATTTCCGTCGCGGCACGCCCTTTCCGCCCGAGGCGGCCGATTCGCCCTGTCTCTACATCCTGCGCCGCGGCGCGGTGGAGCTGCGCAACACGCGCGGCGAGTTGGTCGGCAAGCTGGCCGAGGGCGATCTGTGCGAACAGCACTGCCGGATCTCGGAGGACGAACCACGTTTCCAGGGCAACACCGCCGAGGACACGCTCGTCTATGCCCTGCCCTGCGCGGATCTGACCGAGCTGCGCGCCGCGCACCCCGCCTTCGCCGAACACTTCGAGCAGTCGACCTCGCGCCGGTTGCGCAAGGCGCTCGACGTGGTGACCGAGTCGCCATCCAGCGGCACCGGGCTGATGACGGTACAGGTGCGCGACATGGTCCAGCGCGCGCCCATCGCGACCCGTCCCGAGACCAGTATCCGTGACGCCGCGCGCATCATGTCCGAGCACCATGTCTCCTCGCTCCTGATCATGGACGGCGAACATCTGGCCGGCATGATCACCGACCGCGATCTGCGCAATCGCTGTGTCGCGGCGGGGCTGGCGACCGATCAGCCGGTGCGCGCGATCATGACCGAGAAGCTGACCACGGTCGACATGGATACGCTCGGTTTCCAGGCGCTCATCGCCATGACCCGGCTCAATGTGCACCATCTGCCGGTGGTGGAGAACGGACGGGTCGTGGGGCTGATCTCATCGACCGACTTCACCCGTTTCCAGAGCGCCAACTCGATCTATCTGGTCGGCGACATCCATCGCGCCGATTCCATCGAGACCCTGGCCCAGATCGGAGCCAAGATCGCCGAATTACAGGTGCATCTGATCCTGGGTGGAGCGACGGCGACCCAGGTCGGACAGGCGATCAGCGCCATCACCGACGCCATCACCCTGCGTCTGATCGAGCTGGCCGAGGCCGATCTCGGCGCGCCGCCCGTGCCCTATGCCTGGCTGCTGGGCGGCTCGCAGGCACGGCGCGAGCAGTCGGCGCATTCGGATCAGGACAATGCGCTCCTGATCTCCGACGAGGCCAAGCCCGAGGACGACGCCTATTTCGCCGCCCTGGCGCGCTTCGTCAACGATGGACTCCATGCCTGCGGCTGCGTCTACTGCCCCGGCGACGTCATGGCGAGCAATCCCAAGTGGCGCCAGACGCTGCGGATCTGGAACAAGTATTTCTCCAACTGGATCCTCAAGCCCGAGCCGATGGCGCTGATGCTGTCGAACGTCTTCTTCGACATGCGCTCGCTGCGCGACCCCAACGGACTGTGCGAGGAGCTGCACGAGCGCATCATCGAGAAGTCGCGCGCCAACCGCATCTTCATCGCCTACATGGCGGCCAACGCGCTCAAGAACCGTCCGCCGCTCGGCTTCTTCCGCAATATCGTGCTGATCCAGGGCGGCGATCACGACCATACGCTCGACATCAAGCATCGCGGTCTCATCCCCATCATCGATCTGGCGCGCGTCTATGCGCTCTCGGCCGGGATCATGGAGAACAACACCAACGAGCGCCTCCAGACCGCCGCCGAACGCGGGGCGCTCAGTCGCGACGGCGCAGCCAATCTGATCGACGCGCTCGAACTCATCGCCACGCTGCGCATGCGCCATCAGGCCCAGCAACTGCGCAACGGCGAGAAGCCCGACAACTTTCTCGCACCCGACGCACTCTCGCCGCTGGAGCGCGGCCATCTGAAGGAGGCCTTCGTCTTGATCAACACCATGCAGGAGTCGCTCGGCCAGCGCTATCAGACCGGGCGCTTCGCCTGA
- a CDS encoding anthranilate synthase component II, whose product MLLMIDNYDSFTYNLVQYFGELGAEVKVVRNDELTVEEAVALAPERVVISPGPCTPHEAGISVALIERLAGAVPILGVCLGHQSIGQAFGGRIVKAPEVMHGKTSPVYHSDQGVFNTLPNPFGATRYHSLVIEPETLPDCLEVTAWTQNPDGTRECIMGVRHRTLPIQGVQFHPESILTEQGHRLLQNFLEDR is encoded by the coding sequence ATGCTGCTGATGATCGACAACTACGATTCCTTCACCTACAACCTGGTGCAGTATTTCGGCGAGCTGGGTGCCGAGGTGAAGGTCGTCCGCAACGACGAGCTGACGGTCGAGGAGGCGGTCGCGCTCGCGCCCGAACGGGTCGTGATCTCGCCCGGTCCCTGCACGCCGCACGAGGCCGGGATCTCGGTGGCCCTGATCGAGCGTCTGGCCGGCGCGGTGCCGATCCTCGGCGTCTGTCTGGGGCATCAGTCGATCGGTCAGGCGTTCGGCGGGCGCATCGTCAAGGCGCCCGAGGTCATGCACGGCAAGACCTCGCCGGTGTATCACAGTGATCAAGGCGTCTTCAACACTCTGCCCAATCCCTTCGGGGCCACGCGCTATCACTCGCTGGTGATCGAACCCGAGACCCTGCCGGACTGCCTGGAAGTCACGGCCTGGACTCAGAACCCGGATGGTACGCGCGAATGCATCATGGGTGTGCGTCATCGCACGCTGCCGATCCAGGGCGTGCAGTTCCATCCCGAATCCATCCTCACCGAACAGGGCCATCGTCTGCTCCAGAACTTCCTGGAGGACCGCTGA
- the trpD gene encoding anthranilate phosphoribosyltransferase codes for MELKDAITRCIERRDLSGDEMSAVMRRIMTGGATPAQIAGFLIALHMKGESVTEIAAAAAVMRELATGVDLCGLDHTVDIVGTGGDCSGTFNVSTTSMFVAAAAGCHVAKHGNRSVSSKSGAADVLEAAGLRLDLTAEQVARCVREVGVGFMFAPGHHSAMKHAVVPRRELGVRTIFNVLGPLTNPARVPNQVLGVFSAELLEPLALVLQRLGSRHVLVVHARDGLDEISIADSTDVAELRDGEVRVYSLRPEDFGLQRAPLEAIRVSGPAESLALLLSVLAGEPGPARDIVRLNAGAAIYAAGRAGSLAEGVTVAAQVIDSGEAQRRLERLVALTKRFD; via the coding sequence ATGGAACTCAAGGACGCCATCACGCGCTGTATCGAACGCCGTGATCTCAGTGGCGACGAGATGAGCGCGGTGATGCGCCGCATCATGACCGGCGGTGCCACCCCGGCCCAGATCGCCGGCTTCCTGATCGCGCTGCACATGAAGGGCGAGAGCGTGACCGAGATCGCCGCCGCCGCCGCCGTGATGCGCGAACTGGCCACCGGGGTCGATCTCTGCGGACTGGATCACACCGTCGACATCGTCGGCACCGGGGGCGACTGTTCGGGCACTTTCAACGTCTCGACCACCAGCATGTTCGTCGCCGCCGCCGCCGGCTGCCATGTCGCCAAGCACGGCAACCGCTCGGTCTCCAGCAAGTCCGGCGCGGCCGACGTGCTGGAAGCGGCCGGGCTCCGGCTCGATCTCACCGCCGAGCAGGTCGCCCGCTGCGTGCGCGAGGTCGGGGTCGGCTTCATGTTCGCGCCCGGTCATCACAGCGCCATGAAGCACGCCGTCGTTCCCCGGCGCGAGCTGGGCGTGCGCACCATTTTCAATGTCCTGGGGCCGCTGACCAACCCGGCGCGGGTACCCAATCAGGTGCTCGGCGTCTTCAGCGCCGAGTTGCTCGAACCGCTCGCCCTGGTGCTGCAACGGCTCGGCAGCCGGCACGTGCTGGTGGTCCACGCGCGCGACGGACTCGACGAGATCAGCATCGCCGACAGCACGGATGTGGCTGAACTGCGCGATGGCGAAGTCCGTGTCTACAGTCTGCGGCCCGAGGATTTCGGACTCCAGCGCGCGCCGCTGGAGGCGATCCGCGTGTCGGGTCCGGCCGAGAGTCTGGCGCTGCTGCTGAGCGTGCTCGCCGGTGAACCCGGACCCGCGCGCGACATCGTGCGGCTCAACGCCGGTGCAGCCATCTATGCCGCCGGGCGTGCCGGCTCGCTCGCCGAGGGCGTGACCGTGGCGGCTCAGGTGATCGACAGCGGTGAGGCCCAGCGACGCCTGGAACGTCTGGTCGCCCTGACCAAGCGCTTCGATTGA
- the trpC gene encoding indole-3-glycerol phosphate synthase TrpC, whose protein sequence is MTDTPDILKKIVQRKIEEISERRIRRSDADLSAALADVGPVRGFAAALQTRVAAGEPAVIAEVKKASPSKGVLRADFHPAEIAAGYERGGAACLSVLTDVDFFQGADAYLQEARAACALPVIRKDFIVDPYQVREARLIGADAILLIAACLSDAQLSELNALAHELGLDVLVEVHDAEELERALAVPGRLIGINNRNLRTFEVTLETTLGLLEAIPEDRLLVTESGILTGEDVARMRGRGVHAFLVGEAFMRAPDPGVELARLFF, encoded by the coding sequence ATGACCGATACCCCGGATATCCTGAAAAAGATCGTTCAGCGCAAGATCGAGGAAATCAGCGAGCGGCGCATACGCCGCTCAGACGCCGATCTGAGCGCGGCGCTGGCCGATGTCGGGCCGGTGCGTGGTTTCGCCGCCGCGCTTCAAACGCGGGTCGCGGCCGGTGAGCCGGCGGTGATCGCCGAGGTCAAGAAAGCCAGTCCGAGCAAGGGCGTGCTGCGTGCCGACTTCCATCCGGCGGAGATCGCGGCGGGCTATGAACGCGGCGGTGCGGCCTGTCTCTCGGTGCTGACCGATGTGGACTTCTTCCAGGGCGCCGATGCCTATCTCCAGGAGGCGCGCGCCGCCTGTGCGCTTCCGGTCATCCGCAAGGACTTCATCGTCGACCCCTATCAGGTGCGCGAGGCGCGGCTGATCGGCGCCGATGCCATCCTGCTGATCGCCGCCTGTCTGTCCGATGCCCAACTGAGCGAGTTGAACGCGCTGGCGCATGAACTGGGGCTGGACGTGCTGGTCGAGGTGCACGACGCCGAAGAGCTGGAGCGTGCGCTCGCGGTGCCTGGACGGCTGATCGGCATCAACAACCGCAATCTGCGCACCTTCGAGGTGACGCTGGAGACCACGCTCGGTTTGCTGGAAGCGATTCCGGAGGATCGGCTGCTCGTCACCGAGAGCGGCATCCTGACCGGCGAGGACGTGGCGCGGATGCGCGGTCGGGGCGTTCATGCCTTCCTGGTCGGCGAAGCCTTCATGCGCGCGCCCGATCCGGGTGTCGAGCTGGCACGGCTGTTCTTCTAG